A single genomic interval of Spirosoma taeanense harbors:
- a CDS encoding head GIN domain-containing protein, translated as MKTIVLFIFLLAAGLNASSQDWKKDRNVSGFTALSVSSGIDLYLTQGNSEKLTLEVKGIDEDEVKSEVRNGVLKLYIDRRGVMNWNWGRNTSVKAYLTFKQLRDLQASGGADVFGQGRLSFNNLNLEVSGGSDVKLDLKADELNVSASGGADAVLQGSARTLNAEGSGGSDLDARKLTVEVCNANSSGGSDVYVNATRELSMRASGGSDIYYYGSAKVRTKSESGGSDISHRD; from the coding sequence ATGAAAACAATTGTCTTATTCATTTTCTTGCTGGCAGCCGGCCTGAACGCGAGCAGTCAGGACTGGAAAAAAGACCGGAACGTATCGGGCTTTACGGCGCTGAGCGTAAGCAGTGGCATTGACCTGTATCTGACCCAGGGTAATTCGGAAAAGCTAACCCTGGAGGTCAAAGGCATTGACGAAGATGAGGTTAAATCGGAAGTACGGAACGGCGTTCTGAAACTGTATATCGACCGCCGGGGCGTAATGAACTGGAACTGGGGCCGGAATACGTCTGTAAAAGCTTACCTGACCTTTAAACAATTACGGGATTTGCAGGCCTCGGGCGGAGCCGATGTTTTTGGTCAGGGCAGACTATCGTTCAACAACCTGAACCTGGAAGTATCGGGCGGCTCCGACGTAAAGCTGGACCTCAAAGCTGATGAATTGAACGTATCGGCCTCGGGTGGGGCCGATGCTGTTCTGCAGGGTTCGGCCCGGACGCTGAACGCCGAGGGGTCGGGCGGCTCGGATCTGGATGCCCGCAAACTGACCGTTGAAGTCTGCAACGCCAACTCGTCGGGCGGGTCGGATGTGTACGTTAATGCTACGCGCGAGCTGAGCATGAGAGCTTCGGGCGGCTCCGATATTTATTATTACGGGTCGGCAAAAGTGCGGACGAAAAGCGAATCGGGCGGCTCCGATATTTCGCACCGCGACTAG
- a CDS encoding 5-(carboxyamino)imidazole ribonucleotide synthase yields MLLQAAIDWNLRVHILDPDAEAPCRTLCTQFTQGSLTDYDTVYQFGQTVDVLTIEIERVNVDALEALEREGKQVFPQPSVIRTIQDKRLQKQFYRDHNLPTADFILTENRAAVSQYSDFLPAFHKLGRDGYDGRGVQRIASSADVSKAFDAPGVLEKAVDFAKELAVIVARNERGEVQTFPTVEMVFHPELNLVEYLFAPAEITDEINQQAQAIARRTADAFGIVGLLAVELFLDKQGNVLINEVAPRPHNSGHHTIRANVTSQFEQHWRAILNFPLGDTSVYQPAAMVNLLGEDGHTGPAVYEGLETLLAMPGVFPFFYGKALTKPFRKMGHVTVMDSDLDQLRQKVAIVKESIRVVT; encoded by the coding sequence ATGCTCCTGCAAGCCGCTATTGACTGGAATCTTCGCGTTCACATTCTCGACCCCGACGCCGAAGCGCCCTGTCGCACACTCTGCACCCAGTTCACGCAGGGATCGCTGACCGATTACGACACAGTTTACCAGTTCGGGCAGACGGTCGATGTGCTGACTATCGAGATTGAACGGGTTAACGTCGATGCGCTCGAAGCCCTCGAACGCGAAGGCAAACAGGTGTTTCCGCAGCCGTCGGTCATTCGAACCATTCAGGACAAACGGCTGCAGAAGCAGTTTTACCGAGATCATAACCTGCCCACCGCCGATTTTATCCTGACCGAGAATCGCGCTGCGGTTTCCCAGTACAGCGATTTCCTGCCCGCCTTCCATAAACTCGGGCGCGATGGCTACGACGGGCGCGGTGTTCAGCGGATTGCCTCCTCTGCCGACGTTTCAAAAGCCTTCGATGCACCAGGGGTACTGGAAAAAGCCGTTGACTTCGCGAAGGAACTGGCCGTAATCGTCGCTCGCAATGAACGGGGCGAGGTGCAGACATTCCCGACCGTTGAAATGGTATTTCACCCGGAGCTGAACCTTGTCGAATATCTATTCGCCCCGGCCGAAATTACCGACGAGATCAATCAGCAGGCGCAGGCTATTGCCCGCCGAACCGCCGACGCCTTCGGGATTGTGGGTCTGCTGGCGGTGGAATTGTTTTTAGATAAACAAGGAAACGTCCTGATTAACGAAGTGGCCCCACGCCCGCATAACAGTGGTCACCACACGATCCGGGCCAACGTAACGTCGCAGTTTGAGCAGCACTGGCGTGCCATCCTGAACTTTCCGCTGGGCGATACATCGGTCTATCAACCCGCTGCAATGGTCAACCTCCTGGGCGAAGACGGCCACACGGGGCCGGCGGTGTACGAGGGTCTGGAAACGCTGCTGGCCATGCCGGGTGTGTTCCCGTTCTTTTACGGCAAGGCCCTGACCAAACCGTTCCGTAAAATGGGCCACGTAACGGTCATGGACAGCGATCTGGATCAGCTGCGCCAGAAGGTTGCCATCGTGAAAGAAAGCATCCGAGTTGTTACGTAA